A genomic stretch from Candidatus Binatus sp. includes:
- the bioD gene encoding dethiobiotin synthase produces MGRRFLITGTEGGVGKTTIGCALGFAFRARGMRVGVMKPVDTGCIDRDGELYSADAQSLALAASCAIPLETICPYRYRSRLAPAVAAEVEQSPPPDIATISRYFREIANQSDALLVEGAGGLADPVAWGTDFADLAAMLDLEVVAVAANRPGCINAATLALSYMEAKSLKVAGLILCDVDQEESPATRTNERSLQRIAGPLYLGRMRYREPLAKSIVESLL; encoded by the coding sequence ATGGGCCGGCGATTTCTAATCACGGGCACGGAGGGTGGCGTCGGCAAAACGACGATCGGATGCGCGCTCGGGTTCGCATTTAGAGCGCGCGGGATGCGAGTCGGCGTGATGAAGCCGGTCGACACTGGATGTATCGACCGTGACGGAGAATTGTACTCGGCCGACGCGCAATCGCTGGCGCTGGCGGCTTCGTGCGCGATACCGCTCGAGACGATTTGTCCTTATCGCTATCGCTCGCGGCTCGCGCCGGCCGTCGCCGCCGAAGTCGAGCAATCGCCGCCACCCGATATCGCAACTATCTCGCGATATTTTCGCGAAATCGCCAATCAGAGCGACGCACTGCTGGTCGAAGGCGCCGGCGGGCTTGCCGATCCGGTGGCATGGGGAACCGACTTTGCCGATCTCGCCGCGATGCTCGATTTGGAAGTCGTCGCGGTGGCCGCGAATCGTCCCGGATGCATCAACGCTGCGACGCTTGCACTGAGCTACATGGAGGCGAAGTCGCTCAAGGTGGCAGGCCTTATCCTTTGCGATGTCGATCAGGAGGAATCGCCCGCTACGCGGACCAACGAGCGATCGTTACAACGAATTGCGGGACCGCTCTATCTCGGCCGGATGCGATATCGCGAACCGCTCGCCAAGTCGATTGTCGAAAGCCTGCTCTAG
- a CDS encoding DUF1003 domain-containing protein codes for MTANSIIEKWEKARIRHSHRHSPVRNINKLHEEEFTRGQQIADRLAAVMGSWPFIVVQSVMLAFWISLNVIAYINHWDPYPFILLNLTLSFQAAYAAPIIMMSQNRQATKDRLMAEQDYVVNIKAEDEVKSIMAHLEQQDEVMIDILRRIEAQHQTIMGRLDATPPDGNSPQA; via the coding sequence ATGACCGCAAACAGCATCATAGAAAAATGGGAAAAGGCGCGCATCCGCCACAGCCATCGACACTCGCCAGTTCGGAACATCAACAAGCTGCACGAAGAGGAGTTCACCCGCGGCCAGCAGATCGCCGACCGGCTGGCGGCAGTGATGGGCAGTTGGCCCTTCATCGTTGTCCAGTCGGTCATGCTCGCGTTCTGGATCAGCCTGAACGTCATCGCTTACATCAACCATTGGGATCCTTACCCGTTCATTCTGCTGAATCTCACGCTGAGTTTTCAGGCCGCGTACGCCGCGCCGATCATCATGATGTCGCAGAACCGGCAAGCCACGAAGGATCGCCTGATGGCGGAGCAGGACTACGTCGTCAATATCAAGGCGGAGGACGAAGTGAAGTCAATCATGGCGCATCTCGAGCAGCAGGACGAAGTCATGATCGACATCCTGCGGCGGATCGAAGCGCAGCATCAGACAATCATGGGACGACTCGACGCCACGCCGCCGGATGGCAACTCGCCGCAGGCGTGA
- a CDS encoding S41 family peptidase — translation MSVTTRHRWSITLAVCLIASFMVIQAVAVRRAQALPNDTYEELETFAKVLAIVQKNYVEPVSTKRLIDGAITGMLASLDPHSAYLTPDLYRDLEVETRGSFGGLGIEITIKNGTLTVVAPIEDTPAYRAGLKAGDQIIKINDDFTKDMSLTEAVKQMRGPKGSKIKLLLHRNGLPELFTVTMARDVIKIQSVKSKTLDGGYGYVRVTTFQESTNDTLEKAIDDFQSKDHGKVKGLVLDLRDNPGGLLNQAVKVSDDFLDGGLIVYTQGRQDNQQQKYFSHKKKGFDDYPMVVLVNGGSASASEIVAGALQDQKRAVIVGTQTFGKGSVQTILPLDDHSALRLTTARYYTPTGRSIQAVGITPDVDVEPPKATLASLQLQGAQINEGAEIHEADLPHHFKNGKDTSKSPDAKPGDQSAAPGDDRKGDAKADEQKGDGKDAKKAKGDDKKPKEEKDVQLDRAIEILKHWNTFKLQLAKGETQHEAAAESSTKPQ, via the coding sequence ATGTCAGTAACTACACGACATCGATGGTCCATCACTCTGGCTGTCTGCCTGATCGCGAGCTTCATGGTAATCCAGGCCGTCGCGGTGCGCCGCGCGCAGGCGTTGCCGAACGACACCTACGAGGAGCTTGAAACCTTCGCAAAGGTGCTCGCGATCGTGCAGAAAAACTACGTCGAGCCGGTCTCGACCAAACGCCTGATCGACGGCGCGATCACAGGCATGCTCGCGTCGCTCGATCCGCATAGCGCCTACCTGACGCCCGACCTGTATCGCGACCTCGAAGTGGAAACGCGCGGCAGCTTCGGCGGTCTCGGTATCGAGATCACGATCAAGAACGGCACTTTGACCGTGGTCGCTCCGATCGAAGATACGCCTGCCTATCGGGCGGGACTCAAGGCCGGCGATCAGATCATCAAGATCAACGACGACTTCACCAAGGACATGTCGCTGACCGAAGCCGTGAAGCAGATGCGCGGGCCCAAGGGCAGCAAGATCAAGCTGCTGTTGCATCGCAACGGGCTGCCGGAACTGTTCACGGTCACGATGGCGCGCGACGTGATCAAGATTCAGTCAGTCAAGTCGAAGACCCTCGACGGCGGCTACGGCTACGTGCGCGTGACGACCTTCCAGGAGAGCACCAACGACACGCTCGAAAAAGCAATCGACGATTTTCAGAGCAAGGATCACGGCAAGGTCAAGGGACTGGTGCTCGACCTGCGCGACAATCCGGGCGGCCTGCTGAACCAGGCGGTCAAAGTATCGGATGATTTCCTCGACGGCGGCCTGATCGTTTACACGCAAGGCCGGCAGGACAATCAGCAGCAGAAGTACTTCTCGCACAAAAAGAAAGGCTTCGACGACTATCCGATGGTCGTGCTGGTTAATGGCGGCAGCGCCAGCGCGAGCGAAATCGTGGCCGGCGCGCTGCAGGATCAAAAGCGCGCGGTGATCGTCGGCACGCAGACCTTCGGCAAAGGCTCGGTGCAGACGATCCTGCCGCTCGACGATCATTCGGCGCTGAGACTCACCACCGCGCGCTACTACACGCCGACCGGGCGCTCGATCCAGGCTGTCGGTATCACGCCTGACGTCGATGTAGAACCGCCCAAGGCGACGCTCGCGTCATTGCAGTTGCAGGGCGCGCAAATCAATGAAGGCGCAGAAATTCACGAGGCCGATTTGCCGCATCACTTCAAGAACGGCAAGGATACCTCGAAGAGCCCCGACGCCAAGCCCGGCGATCAAAGCGCTGCGCCAGGTGACGATCGGAAGGGCGACGCGAAGGCCGATGAGCAAAAGGGCGACGGGAAGGACGCCAAGAAGGCCAAGGGCGACGACAAAAAGCCCAAGGAAGAAAAGGACGTGCAACTCGATCGCGCGATCGAGATTCTGAAGCACTGGAACACCTTCAAGCTGCAGTTGGCCAAGGGCGAGACGCAGCACGAAGCGGCGGCTGAATCGAGCACCAAACCACAATAG
- a CDS encoding TlpA disulfide reductase family protein, which yields MSISNRTLYIVAAFVIVAGLMLVWLSGPRVNRVAGLGSEAPVAAGNKAADFKLEALDGRSVSLESLRGKVVFLNLWATWCGPCRQEMPSMETLYDGFKNNHDFVMLAVSQDTRGRAAVAPYVEKNGYHFTILLDPENKVGESYDLAGVPETFIIDRGGRIVAHHMGAFDWSRPDVKDALQQLLDSKDAKTVNKQQAAPHGVQSTAPSA from the coding sequence ATGAGCATCAGCAACCGGACATTGTACATCGTCGCGGCCTTCGTGATTGTCGCGGGCTTGATGCTGGTGTGGCTGAGCGGCCCGCGCGTAAATCGAGTTGCGGGACTCGGCTCGGAGGCGCCGGTGGCGGCGGGAAACAAGGCGGCGGACTTCAAGCTCGAAGCGCTGGACGGCCGATCGGTGTCGCTGGAATCGCTGCGCGGCAAAGTTGTTTTTCTGAACCTGTGGGCCACCTGGTGCGGGCCGTGCCGGCAGGAAATGCCCTCGATGGAAACGCTCTACGACGGCTTCAAAAACAATCATGACTTTGTGATGCTCGCCGTCAGCCAGGACACCCGCGGCCGCGCCGCGGTGGCGCCGTACGTCGAGAAGAACGGCTATCACTTCACGATTCTGCTCGATCCCGAGAACAAGGTCGGCGAGAGTTACGATCTGGCGGGCGTGCCCGAGACTTTCATTATCGATCGCGGCGGCCGGATCGTGGCGCATCACATGGGCGCTTTCGATTGGTCGCGGCCTGACGTGAAGGATGCGCTGCAACAACTGCTGGATTCAAAGGATGCGAAAACCGTAAACAAGCAGCAGGCCGCGCCGCATGGGGTGCAATCGACCGCGCCTTCTGCTTAA
- a CDS encoding prolipoprotein diacylglyceryl transferase, translating into MYPILFHLGPLTVYAFGLMMALGFLAADYVIRIDCTRRGLNPEYSSSMVIVAALAGILGSRIYAILDDLPGYLDDPMSMIFSGAGFVFYGGLIGGLAGVFLVSRWYRIPFTVTMDLSAPALAIGQAIGRIGCLLSGDGDWGMPSTVPWAMSFPNAIIGWNSSTVLKLDEHNRLVSGFFPGVRVHPAPIYETILYIGVFMILWSMRKTSHPAGRLLYWYFVLAGAARFIVEFIRVNPRVLFGLSEAQLIAIVMMLGGGIALWMTADNEPGAISQPKEALRA; encoded by the coding sequence ATGTATCCAATCCTGTTCCACTTAGGCCCCCTGACGGTTTATGCGTTCGGCCTGATGATGGCGCTCGGCTTTTTGGCCGCCGACTACGTCATCCGGATCGACTGCACGCGGCGCGGACTCAATCCCGAGTATTCATCGTCGATGGTAATCGTCGCGGCGCTCGCAGGAATCCTGGGCTCGCGCATCTACGCGATCCTCGACGATCTGCCCGGCTACCTCGACGATCCGATGTCGATGATTTTTTCGGGCGCCGGTTTCGTCTTTTATGGTGGACTGATCGGAGGGCTCGCTGGCGTTTTCCTGGTATCGCGATGGTATCGAATTCCTTTCACGGTGACGATGGACCTGTCTGCGCCGGCGCTGGCGATAGGCCAGGCGATCGGGCGTATCGGATGCCTGCTCTCGGGCGACGGCGATTGGGGGATGCCCTCGACGGTGCCGTGGGCGATGTCATTTCCGAACGCGATTATCGGATGGAATTCCTCGACGGTGCTGAAGCTTGATGAGCACAACCGCCTGGTCTCGGGATTTTTCCCCGGCGTGCGAGTGCATCCCGCGCCGATTTACGAAACAATCCTCTATATCGGCGTGTTCATGATTTTGTGGTCGATGCGCAAGACGTCTCATCCGGCAGGCAGGTTGCTCTACTGGTATTTCGTGCTGGCCGGCGCGGCGCGCTTCATCGTGGAATTTATCCGGGTCAATCCGCGGGTCCTCTTTGGATTGAGCGAGGCGCAACTGATCGCGATCGTGATGATGCTCGGCGGCGGAATCGCGCTGTGGATGACCGCGGACAATGAGCCCGGCGCGATCAGTCAACCGAAAGAGGCGCTGCGGGCCTGA
- the dtd gene encoding D-aminoacyl-tRNA deacylase: protein MRIVLQRVSRAEVRVDGRVIGAIGRGFVVLLGVARDDTEADADFMADRVLGMRVFADDNQKMNLALSAVNGAMLVVSQFTLLADTDSGRRPSFTPSAPPELARRLYEYFLSLVRKSDVKVEQGEFGAMMEVELVNDGPVTIILDTASSKGRNG from the coding sequence GTGCGCATAGTGCTACAACGCGTCAGTCGCGCCGAAGTTAGGGTAGATGGCCGGGTGATTGGCGCGATAGGCCGCGGCTTTGTAGTGTTGCTCGGCGTAGCCCGCGACGATACGGAGGCGGACGCCGATTTCATGGCCGATCGAGTGCTCGGGATGCGCGTGTTTGCCGATGATAATCAAAAGATGAACCTCGCGCTCAGCGCGGTCAATGGCGCAATGCTGGTCGTGTCGCAATTCACGCTGCTCGCCGATACCGACTCTGGACGGCGTCCGTCGTTCACGCCCTCCGCGCCGCCGGAACTTGCGCGCCGCCTCTATGAATACTTTCTCTCGCTCGTGCGGAAGTCCGATGTTAAAGTCGAGCAAGGCGAGTTCGGCGCGATGATGGAAGTCGAACTGGTGAACGACGGCCCGGTCACGATTATTCTCGATACGGCGAGTTCGAAAGGGAGGAACGGCTAG
- a CDS encoding DUF1285 domain-containing protein codes for MPRAGFYTVESGKISFRRDGNWYSDDERIDNPRIALLFSQSIKRNPDGSYYLQVAEERASIAVEDTPYVVRALEDDELGGFAMILNDDTREPLDPAALEIGDDNVLYARVKGGIDRARFLRSAYYHLSERFESDEAGRFYVNLRGKRYPLKSAPNAGVSGN; via the coding sequence ATGCCACGCGCGGGATTTTATACCGTCGAGTCGGGGAAGATTTCGTTTCGGCGCGACGGCAACTGGTACAGCGACGACGAACGGATCGACAATCCGCGCATCGCGCTGCTCTTCAGCCAGAGCATCAAGCGCAATCCCGACGGCAGCTACTATCTGCAGGTCGCCGAAGAGCGCGCGTCGATCGCAGTCGAGGATACGCCATACGTCGTGCGGGCGCTCGAGGACGACGAGTTGGGCGGGTTCGCGATGATCCTCAACGACGACACGCGCGAACCGCTCGATCCGGCGGCGCTGGAAATCGGCGACGACAATGTGCTGTATGCGCGCGTCAAGGGCGGCATCGATCGCGCGCGGTTCCTGCGCTCGGCCTATTATCATCTGAGCGAACGCTTCGAATCCGACGAGGCCGGTCGCTTCTACGTGAATCTCAGAGGCAAGCGCTATCCGTTGAAGTCCGCACCCAACGCCGGCGTATCAGGTAACTGA
- a CDS encoding tRNA (cytidine(34)-2'-O)-methyltransferase, producing MHLVEPNLHIVLVRPEIPQNTGSIARLAAATRTRLHLVGPLGFSLEDRYLKRAGLDYWPLVDLRTYPGWDEFAAEHPNPPAKFFSAHASKTHLEADFARGDFVFFGSETRGLGAEFIAERIERCYRIPIFEPGVRSLNLSNAVSIVVYEALRQTGML from the coding sequence ATGCATCTCGTTGAGCCTAATCTGCACATCGTATTGGTGCGCCCGGAGATTCCGCAGAACACCGGCTCAATCGCGCGGCTCGCGGCGGCTACCAGAACCCGGCTCCATCTCGTGGGGCCGCTCGGTTTCTCGCTCGAAGATCGTTACCTGAAGCGCGCGGGACTCGATTACTGGCCGCTGGTCGATTTGCGAACCTATCCAGGATGGGACGAATTTGCCGCGGAGCATCCGAATCCGCCGGCCAAATTTTTCTCGGCGCACGCATCGAAGACGCACCTCGAGGCTGATTTCGCGCGCGGCGATTTCGTGTTCTTCGGCAGCGAGACGCGCGGCCTCGGGGCTGAGTTTATCGCGGAGAGAATCGAGCGCTGTTACCGGATTCCGATCTTCGAGCCGGGAGTCAGAAGTCTCAATCTGTCGAACGCGGTCTCGATCGTCGTGTACGAGGCGCTCCGCCAAACCGGGATGCTCTAG
- the mnmE gene encoding tRNA uridine-5-carboxymethylaminomethyl(34) synthesis GTPase MnmE: MYLNDTIVAPATPVGAGAVAIVRMSGPRAFEILAKIWHPIRPRAGAREPRKLYLGDVIDPATGALIDRALAVAMPHPASLTGEDVAELQCHGGPLVVRRVVALAIAAGAAGARMAEPGEFTRRAFLNGRIDLAEAEAIADIVAARSDSALAQALSHLSGALSERVAHLRAQVIAIRAHLEVEIDFSDEDIAMPSRRTVAADIERLIADVALLHDSFARGRLIRDGVRATIVGKPNAGKSSILNLMLGTDRAIVTAVPGTTRDVIEDSIQLGPYALVLSDTAGVRESGDEVERIGIERTLRSARDADFIIAVFDSSRPFEAEDADVIALIHDHRTRDGAALAILNKQDLPSKLSADELRERGVRVPILAISAIHAEQAPPLRSELAQMVDALVAVPAPEGIAISRARHREALATALGALKNARDAALAAIPPEIVAVEVMAAADALGAITGDVSSEDVLDAIFREFCIGK, translated from the coding sequence ATGTACCTCAATGACACGATTGTCGCCCCCGCCACGCCAGTCGGCGCCGGCGCGGTCGCGATCGTGCGGATGTCCGGGCCGCGCGCCTTCGAAATCCTCGCGAAGATTTGGCATCCCATTCGCCCACGCGCCGGCGCACGCGAACCGCGCAAACTCTACCTCGGCGACGTGATCGATCCGGCCACCGGCGCGCTCATCGATCGCGCGCTCGCGGTCGCGATGCCGCATCCGGCGAGCCTCACCGGCGAGGACGTCGCCGAGTTGCAATGCCACGGCGGACCGCTGGTGGTGCGGCGCGTCGTCGCGCTCGCGATCGCGGCGGGCGCGGCGGGCGCGCGGATGGCCGAGCCGGGCGAATTTACCCGCCGCGCTTTTCTGAACGGGCGCATCGATTTGGCCGAGGCCGAAGCGATTGCCGATATCGTCGCCGCGCGCAGCGATTCTGCTCTCGCGCAGGCGCTATCTCATCTGTCAGGCGCGCTCTCGGAACGCGTCGCGCATCTGCGCGCCCAGGTGATCGCGATTCGGGCGCATCTCGAAGTCGAGATCGATTTCTCCGACGAAGATATCGCGATGCCATCGCGGCGCACGGTCGCCGCCGACATCGAACGGCTGATCGCCGACGTCGCGCTCCTGCACGACAGCTTCGCCCGCGGCCGCCTGATTCGCGACGGCGTGCGCGCGACCATCGTCGGCAAGCCCAACGCCGGCAAATCCAGCATCCTCAACCTGATGCTCGGTACCGACCGCGCGATCGTCACCGCCGTGCCGGGCACCACGCGCGACGTGATCGAAGACAGCATCCAGCTTGGCCCGTATGCACTCGTGCTCAGCGATACCGCAGGCGTGCGCGAATCCGGCGACGAAGTCGAGCGAATCGGTATCGAGCGCACGCTTCGCTCGGCGCGCGACGCCGACTTCATCATCGCGGTGTTCGATTCGTCGCGGCCGTTCGAAGCCGAAGATGCGGACGTGATCGCGCTAATCCACGATCATCGCACTCGCGACGGCGCCGCGCTCGCGATCCTCAACAAACAAGACCTGCCCTCAAAATTGTCCGCCGACGAGTTGCGCGAACGCGGCGTGCGCGTTCCGATCCTCGCGATCTCGGCGATTCATGCTGAGCAGGCGCCGCCGCTGCGCTCCGAGCTTGCGCAAATGGTCGATGCGCTCGTCGCAGTGCCTGCGCCGGAAGGAATCGCGATCTCGCGCGCGCGTCATCGCGAAGCACTCGCGACGGCTCTGGGAGCCCTCAAGAATGCGCGCGACGCAGCGCTCGCCGCGATCCCGCCGGAGATAGTTGCAGTCGAAGTGATGGCTGCGGCCGACGCACTCGGCGCGATCACCGGCGACGTCAGCAGCGAAGACGTGCTCGACGCGATCTTCCGCGAATTCTGCATCGGCAAGTGA
- a CDS encoding antibiotic biosynthesis monooxygenase, translating to MIRVMYRWTINPGDEEQFIEHWKGGTHQIQSHCEGAYGSFLIHSRKNPAQYFGVARWESREAWKAAQPIIIGLKLPGPLPETTEFYDELADMPGEHPRKSELP from the coding sequence ATGATCCGCGTGATGTATCGATGGACGATCAATCCGGGCGACGAGGAACAGTTCATCGAGCACTGGAAGGGAGGGACGCATCAGATTCAATCGCACTGCGAGGGCGCGTACGGCAGCTTCCTGATTCACAGCCGGAAAAATCCTGCGCAGTATTTCGGGGTCGCGCGCTGGGAAAGCAGGGAGGCGTGGAAAGCCGCGCAACCGATTATTATCGGATTGAAACTGCCGGGGCCGCTGCCGGAGACCACCGAGTTCTACGACGAACTGGCCGACATGCCCGGGGAGCATCCGCGCAAGAGCGAACTGCCATAG
- a CDS encoding aldo/keto reductase: MTIEYRALGKTGLRVSTLGFGGSEVGYQGVAQKTVDKILNTALDAGINVIDTAECYANSEQLIGKAITSKRAHVVLMTKCGHALGFMRSDWDPKMLAKSIDRSLKRLRTDHVDVMQFHSCDAETLAKPEVVEVLTRARRGQDAVYRL; the protein is encoded by the coding sequence ATGACGATTGAATATCGCGCGCTTGGCAAGACCGGGCTGCGCGTCAGCACGCTCGGCTTCGGCGGATCGGAGGTCGGCTACCAGGGAGTCGCGCAGAAGACCGTCGATAAAATTTTGAATACCGCGCTCGATGCCGGCATCAACGTGATCGATACCGCCGAATGCTACGCCAACAGCGAGCAACTGATCGGCAAGGCGATCACGAGCAAGCGCGCGCATGTCGTGCTGATGACCAAGTGTGGGCATGCGCTCGGCTTCATGCGATCGGATTGGGATCCGAAGATGCTCGCGAAGAGTATCGATCGCAGTCTCAAGCGGCTCCGCACCGATCACGTCGATGTGATGCAATTCCACAGTTGCGACGCCGAGACGCTGGCCAAGCCCGAGGTGGTCGAGGTGCTGACCCGCGCGCGCCGCGGGCAAGACGCGGTTTATCGGCTATAG
- a CDS encoding aldo/keto reductase produces MHAVEMGIFDTLQISVSIADQEGLERVLPKAAARGMGVIVKRPIANAAWRTGKAPVDPYARPYWDRLRMLGYDFLRGEIEASIATALRFTLGSPGVSTAIVGTTRPERIAQNIGYAAAGPLAAAEYEAIRARWKSVAGADWTGQR; encoded by the coding sequence CTGCACGCGGTCGAGATGGGGATTTTCGACACGCTGCAGATTTCGGTGAGTATCGCGGACCAGGAAGGGCTCGAGCGCGTGTTGCCCAAAGCGGCGGCGCGCGGGATGGGCGTGATCGTGAAGCGGCCGATCGCCAACGCGGCGTGGCGCACCGGCAAGGCGCCGGTCGATCCGTACGCGCGGCCGTATTGGGATCGCCTGCGGATGCTCGGCTACGATTTTCTGCGCGGCGAGATCGAAGCGTCGATCGCGACTGCGCTCAGGTTCACGCTCGGGTCGCCGGGCGTCAGCACCGCGATCGTGGGGACGACCCGGCCGGAGCGAATTGCGCAGAATATCGGCTATGCCGCGGCGGGACCGCTCGCGGCGGCGGAGTACGAGGCGATCCGCGCGCGGTGGAAGTCGGTCGCAGGCGCGGACTGGACCGGCCAGCGCTGA
- a CDS encoding NAD(P)-dependent oxidoreductase — protein sequence MEIAWIGTGIMGAPMALRLLRVGHRVRVFNRTPEKARALANDGAIVAADAAAAVAGAEVVFIMVSDTPDVEAVVTKAEPALKAGQLVIDMSTISPRAERALAARLKRLGVDYLDAPVSGGDVGAKEGTLTIMAGGEENAFERARPLFEHLGRRATYMGASGAGQMTKLANQIAVALALEAASEAIRFAQAGGLEPSRVLEAIGAGAAGSWQLANLGPKIIAGDYRPGFFIKLIRKDLRLVADAARESKVALPGLAMMASMFNSAAALGHDLDGTQAVAAVLDRLADVK from the coding sequence ATGGAAATTGCATGGATCGGAACCGGTATCATGGGCGCGCCGATGGCGCTTCGGCTGCTGCGTGTGGGGCATCGAGTACGCGTCTTCAATCGCACGCCCGAAAAAGCGCGGGCGCTCGCGAACGACGGCGCGATCGTCGCGGCAGACGCGGCGGCGGCAGTCGCCGGCGCGGAAGTCGTGTTTATCATGGTGTCCGATACGCCGGATGTCGAGGCGGTTGTCACGAAGGCTGAGCCGGCGCTGAAAGCGGGACAACTCGTGATTGACATGAGTACGATTTCGCCGCGCGCCGAGCGCGCGCTCGCGGCGCGGCTCAAGCGACTCGGCGTCGATTATCTCGACGCGCCGGTTTCCGGCGGCGACGTCGGCGCGAAAGAGGGCACGCTCACGATCATGGCCGGCGGCGAGGAGAATGCATTCGAGCGCGCGCGTCCGCTGTTCGAGCATCTGGGGCGTCGCGCGACCTACATGGGCGCGTCGGGCGCCGGGCAGATGACGAAGCTCGCGAATCAGATCGCGGTGGCGCTCGCGCTCGAGGCGGCGTCCGAAGCGATCAGGTTTGCACAGGCGGGCGGACTCGAGCCGTCGCGCGTGCTCGAGGCGATCGGCGCGGGCGCGGCGGGTTCGTGGCAGCTCGCGAACCTCGGTCCGAAAATAATCGCGGGCGATTATCGCCCCGGGTTTTTTATCAAGCTGATTCGCAAGGATCTCAGGCTGGTCGCCGACGCCGCGCGCGAATCGAAAGTAGCGCTGCCGGGACTCGCGATGATGGCCTCGATGTTCAACAGCGCGGCCGCGCTCGGCCACGACCTCGACGGGACGCAGGCGGTGGCGGCCGTACTCGACAGATTGGCGGATGTGAAGTAG
- a CDS encoding enoyl-CoA hydratase: protein MPDLLVELKDRVLYLTLNRPDKLNAMSAEMMGGLLDNLNRAATNPEVGAVVVTGAGRGFCAGGDIGAMRERNESGRDGAAQTIEERVASLRRGEEASLLLHEMPKVTIAAVNGPAAGAGLSVAMACDLRIASDTARFGTAFAKVGFSGDYGGTWSLTRLVGSAKARELYFLGDMISAEEALKLGLANRVYPAASFRDEVHALASRIANGPTIAYSYMKANLNAAITHEFKELLDREAWGQTMTARTEDHREAVKAFLEKRNPMFKGQ from the coding sequence ATGCCGGATTTACTCGTCGAACTGAAGGATCGCGTCCTTTACCTGACGCTCAACCGACCCGACAAGCTGAACGCGATGAGCGCCGAGATGATGGGCGGGTTGCTCGACAACCTGAACCGCGCCGCGACCAATCCCGAGGTCGGCGCGGTGGTGGTGACCGGCGCGGGACGCGGCTTTTGCGCGGGCGGAGATATCGGTGCGATGCGCGAGCGCAACGAAAGCGGGCGCGATGGCGCGGCGCAGACAATCGAGGAGCGGGTCGCCTCGCTGCGCCGCGGCGAAGAGGCGTCGCTGCTGCTGCACGAGATGCCGAAGGTGACGATCGCGGCGGTCAACGGGCCGGCGGCGGGCGCGGGACTGAGCGTCGCGATGGCGTGCGATCTTAGAATCGCGTCGGACACGGCGCGCTTTGGCACGGCATTCGCCAAGGTCGGATTCTCGGGCGATTACGGCGGCACGTGGTCGCTCACGCGGCTGGTCGGCTCGGCCAAGGCGCGCGAACTGTATTTTCTCGGCGACATGATCAGCGCCGAAGAAGCGCTCAAGCTCGGGCTCGCGAACCGCGTCTATCCGGCGGCGTCGTTCCGCGACGAAGTGCATGCGCTTGCGTCGAGAATCGCGAACGGACCGACGATTGCGTACTCGTACATGAAGGCGAATCTCAACGCCGCGATCACGCACGAATTCAAGGAACTGCTCGATCGCGAAGCGTGGGGACAGACGATGACCGCCCGCACGGAAGATCAT